A window of the Odocoileus virginianus isolate 20LAN1187 ecotype Illinois chromosome 20, Ovbor_1.2, whole genome shotgun sequence genome harbors these coding sequences:
- the LYPD4 gene encoding ly6/PLAUR domain-containing protein 4 isoform X3: protein MVCKLNEGCEETLVFIEAGTRKGILGFKGCSPASSYPPQVSYLVSPPGLSIASYSRVCRTYLCNNLTNMEAILQLKARTPKTLAFSSHSCPTCVGEHSKSCLPNFVSTESCPRDATKCYSSTVKFQAGSLNTTFLLMGCAREHTSVLAHFHHIGSIRVTEVINIVEKALFTGAGTLCRSPWGILLGLLFAFKG, encoded by the exons CAGAAAGGGAATCCTGGGTTTTAAAGGCTGCAGCCCAGCCTCATCTTACCCCCCGCAAGTCTCCTACCTGGTTTCGCCACCTGGATTGTCCATCGCCTCCTATAGCCGGGTCTGCCGGACCTATCTCTGCAATAACCTCACCAACATGGAGGCTATATTGCAGCTCAAGGCCAGGACTCCCAAGACTTTAGCATTTTCTTCGCACAGTTGCCCAACTTGTGTGGGCGAGCACTCGAAGAGCTGCCTCCCAAATTTTGTCTCCACTGAGTCTTGCCCCAGAGATGCTACTAAGTGTTACAGTTCCACAGTGAAATTCCAGGCAG GGTCTCTCAATACCACCTTCCTCCTCATGGGCTGTGCTCGTGAACATACCAGTGTTTTAGCCCATTTTCACCATATTGGGAGCATCAGAGTGACCGAGGTCATCAACATCGTAGAGAAGGCCCTGTTTACTGGTGCAGGGACCCTTTGTCGGAGTCCTTGGGGCATCCTCTTAGGCCTCCTGTTTGCCTTCAAGGGCTGA